The Lutibacter profundi genome includes a region encoding these proteins:
- a CDS encoding RAMP superfamily CRISPR-associated protein, with the protein MEFRYRYVAQIVVEALTPLAIGSDSLQYDQDAPVDKDFNDLPYIPGTAITGYLQKQLPKLESLFGEKPDSNSDEPKGSNIIVSEAFLMDKKGEVLQQPKIIKDEFLKKYSKLPIRQHTAINEFGAASDGSKFDTEIVFKGSRFKFEIELQVAIKMDADWKTILNAFFQNNFYLGAGEFNNFGELKVIEIKEKAFDLKKDLDNYSGHNVDLNDVDDDIFKPYKKPKINRIYNTCYLKLSGKDSFFHFGAGYGDTEVDNINYSELVLEWSADNKPTWVEKFVIPGTSIKGTLAHRVAFHYNKENNVFVENLIPAFEESVSKQLNKKYKIDNFKLADSIAALEKQKSQLETHLKALEKEALNTAILFEDYIGINNKGVTGLFGTAKDSKKDKGSKGTIIIKDIYLPIDTPQTIFTHNKIDRYTGGTIDTALFNEKVLAIDEVTLSIKSTEKIAETNETTKYLQMTLNDLKKGMLPLGGLVNKGHGIFTELKTTKDETK; encoded by the coding sequence ATGGAATTTAGATATAGATATGTAGCGCAAATTGTAGTAGAAGCCCTTACGCCATTAGCCATTGGTAGTGATTCTTTACAATACGACCAAGACGCTCCTGTAGATAAGGACTTTAATGATTTGCCTTATATACCAGGAACCGCCATTACGGGTTATTTACAAAAACAATTACCCAAATTAGAATCTTTATTTGGTGAAAAGCCAGATAGTAATTCTGATGAACCAAAAGGCTCTAACATTATTGTTAGTGAAGCCTTTTTAATGGATAAAAAAGGTGAAGTACTACAGCAACCAAAGATAATCAAAGATGAATTCTTAAAAAAATATTCCAAATTACCCATACGCCAACATACCGCTATAAACGAATTTGGTGCCGCCAGCGATGGTAGTAAGTTTGATACCGAAATAGTATTTAAAGGCTCTCGTTTTAAATTTGAAATAGAACTACAAGTTGCTATAAAAATGGATGCAGATTGGAAAACAATACTAAACGCCTTTTTTCAAAATAACTTCTATCTCGGTGCAGGAGAGTTTAACAATTTTGGCGAATTAAAAGTGATTGAAATTAAAGAAAAAGCATTTGATTTAAAGAAAGATTTAGACAACTATTCAGGTCACAATGTGGATTTGAATGATGTAGATGATGATATATTTAAACCTTATAAAAAACCTAAAATTAATAGAATTTACAATACTTGTTATTTAAAACTCTCAGGCAAAGACTCTTTCTTTCATTTTGGAGCAGGTTATGGCGATACCGAAGTAGATAATATCAATTATTCTGAATTAGTTTTAGAATGGAGTGCTGATAATAAACCAACTTGGGTAGAAAAATTTGTAATACCAGGTACCAGCATTAAAGGTACTTTAGCACATAGAGTGGCTTTTCATTATAATAAAGAGAATAATGTTTTTGTAGAAAACTTAATACCTGCATTTGAAGAGTCTGTTTCCAAACAACTTAACAAAAAATACAAGATTGATAATTTTAAACTAGCCGACAGTATAGCCGCTTTAGAAAAACAAAAATCACAATTAGAAACACACTTAAAAGCATTAGAAAAGGAAGCATTAAATACTGCCATACTTTTTGAAGACTATATTGGCATAAATAACAAAGGTGTGACCGGTTTGTTTGGTACAGCAAAAGATTCTAAAAAAGACAAAGGCAGTAAAGGCACTATTATTATAAAAGATATTTATTTACCAATAGACACACCACAAACCATATTTACACACAATAAAATTGACCGTTATACTGGTGGTACTATTGACACTGCTTTATTTAACGAAAAAGTATTGGCTATTGATGAGGTGACACTTAGTATAAAATCAACAGAAAAGATTGCAGAAACTAATGAAACTACCAAATATTTACAAATGACACTAAATGACCTTAAAAAAGGAATGCTACCACTTGGTGGTTTGGTAAATAAAGGACACGGTATTTTTACAGAACTAAAAACAACAAAAGATGAAACTAAGTAA